The Metabacillus schmidteae genome has a segment encoding these proteins:
- a CDS encoding TRAP transporter substrate-binding protein, producing the protein MKKIIMKGLAGVALLTGMVALSGCSSNAVAGQSTLVKVGTPFAASHPVNVALLEVFEPEIEKMTDGKFNVQIYHSGQIGGEKQLYDFTRSGIVEATAVGTVMWSEVPMMSTPDFPFIFRDVEHARKVYQGEVGEYIAENLESQEPLQFLSWHPNGARVFSSSKPINSIEDFQGLKLRMPNNPIHVQVAQSLGANAQIMDLGEVFTALEQNVVDGQDNPISTVRQEGWYNVQDHIYESNHMVSSIELLMSNEFWETLTEEEKEIFQEVADATSDKSWDLYQKSLEEDRKFLEENGLTYVVPTEEDRAKLVKAMDPVYETLYEKYDWAEDLIKRIQAVE; encoded by the coding sequence ATGAAAAAAATCATCATGAAGGGTTTAGCAGGGGTTGCACTATTAACAGGAATGGTAGCACTCTCAGGTTGCAGCTCTAATGCAGTTGCAGGTCAAAGTACTCTAGTGAAAGTAGGTACTCCTTTTGCAGCTTCACATCCGGTGAATGTTGCATTGTTAGAGGTATTCGAACCGGAAATTGAAAAAATGACAGACGGAAAGTTTAATGTGCAAATTTATCATTCCGGCCAGATTGGTGGAGAAAAGCAATTATATGATTTTACCCGCAGTGGAATCGTTGAAGCTACGGCAGTTGGTACTGTTATGTGGAGTGAAGTTCCAATGATGTCGACTCCTGACTTTCCATTTATTTTTAGAGACGTTGAGCATGCTAGAAAAGTATATCAAGGAGAAGTTGGGGAGTATATTGCAGAGAATTTAGAATCACAGGAGCCTCTTCAATTTTTATCATGGCATCCAAATGGTGCACGCGTTTTTAGCTCAAGCAAACCAATTAATTCAATAGAAGATTTTCAAGGACTTAAATTAAGAATGCCAAATAACCCAATTCACGTTCAGGTTGCACAGTCTCTTGGAGCAAATGCTCAAATTATGGATTTGGGAGAAGTGTTTACTGCATTAGAGCAAAATGTAGTTGATGGTCAGGATAACCCAATTTCAACGGTTAGACAAGAAGGCTGGTATAACGTTCAGGATCATATTTATGAGTCGAACCATATGGTCTCTTCAATTGAATTGTTAATGTCCAACGAGTTTTGGGAAACGTTGACAGAGGAAGAAAAGGAAATTTTCCAAGAGGTTGCTGATGCAACATCAGATAAAAGCTGGGATTTATATCAAAAAAGTCTTGAGGAAGATAGAAAATTCCTGGAGGAAAATGGCTTAACATATGTGGTTCCAACAGAAGAGGATAGAGCAAAATTGGTGAAGGCGATGGATCCGGTATATGAAACACTTTACGAGAAATACGATTGGGCAGAAGATTTGATTAAACGAATTCAGGCTGTTGAGTAG
- a CDS encoding SDR family oxidoreductase, whose amino-acid sequence MLPIHENLNGRVAVVTGGSGVLCSEMCRELSRHGVKVAILNRTVEKGEAVAEDIRSKGGSAIALAANVLDRASLEKARDEIIKQFGKIDILINGAGGNHPDAITANETYGEKVEGKTFFDLDESGFSQVFASNFTGTFLASQVFGEALLEQDAPSIINISSMSSYSPMTKVPAYSAAKSAINNFTMWMSVHFAETGLRVNSISPGFFLTQQNRNLLLNEDGSLTSRSNKIITHTPMKRFGKPEDLLGTLIWLVDESCSGFVTGITVPVDGGFMAYSGV is encoded by the coding sequence ATGTTACCTATACATGAAAACTTAAATGGACGAGTTGCTGTTGTTACTGGCGGAAGTGGGGTTTTATGTTCGGAAATGTGCCGTGAGCTTTCAAGACACGGAGTAAAAGTAGCCATCTTAAATCGTACAGTTGAAAAAGGAGAGGCAGTTGCAGAAGATATTCGCTCTAAAGGCGGAAGTGCCATTGCGTTAGCAGCAAATGTTCTTGATCGGGCTTCTTTAGAAAAGGCAAGAGATGAAATTATTAAGCAATTTGGAAAGATTGATATTTTAATAAATGGGGCAGGTGGAAATCATCCTGATGCCATTACTGCAAATGAAACGTATGGAGAAAAAGTGGAAGGCAAAACATTTTTTGATCTCGATGAATCAGGATTTTCACAGGTATTTGCGAGCAACTTTACCGGGACATTTTTAGCGAGCCAAGTATTTGGTGAAGCACTTTTGGAACAAGATGCTCCATCGATTATCAATATCTCATCCATGAGCTCATATTCACCAATGACAAAGGTTCCGGCTTATAGCGCAGCTAAAAGTGCTATCAATAATTTCACGATGTGGATGTCTGTACACTTTGCTGAAACTGGTTTACGTGTAAATAGTATCTCACCGGGCTTTTTCTTAACCCAGCAGAATCGTAATCTATTATTAAATGAAGATGGATCTCTTACATCACGTTCAAACAAAATTATTACACATACACCAATGAAACGTTTTGGAAAACCAGAAGATCTTCTAGGAACATTAATCTGGCTTGTTGATGAATCTTGTTCAGGGTTTGTAACAGGTATTACCGTTCCTGTTGATGGCGGGTTTATGGCTTACTCAGGGGTTTAG
- the uxuA gene encoding mannonate dehydratase codes for MNMTFRWYGRDNDTVSLEQIRQIPNVKGIVWALHKKQVGEVWTIDEIHEEVEYIQSYGFHAEVVESVNIHESIKLGIEERDYYIENYKQTIRNLSKFNVKVICYNFMPVFDWIRTDLFHPLPDGSTALFYEKAKLDTLGPKELIETFASASSKMTLAGWEPEKLAATQELFEAYKEIDEEKLWENLRYFLLEILPVCEECDIKMAIHPDDPPWSLFGLPRIMTGEESLRRLTEISNSPSNGITFCTGSLGSNPANDMVDLVAKYAKYSPFSHLRNVKIFENGDFIETSHLTADGSVDLAGVVKELAEQDYQGYVRPDHGRHIWEEDCRPGYGLYDRALGIMYLNGLWDAYFKLKKENV; via the coding sequence ATGAATATGACATTTCGTTGGTATGGCAGAGATAATGATACCGTGTCACTTGAACAAATAAGACAAATTCCGAATGTTAAGGGAATTGTTTGGGCGCTGCACAAAAAACAGGTTGGTGAAGTGTGGACGATTGATGAAATTCATGAAGAAGTTGAGTACATCCAATCATATGGTTTTCATGCGGAAGTAGTTGAAAGTGTAAACATTCATGAATCAATTAAGCTTGGTATTGAAGAGCGAGATTACTATATTGAAAATTATAAACAGACGATCCGAAATTTGAGTAAGTTTAACGTAAAAGTGATTTGTTATAACTTTATGCCTGTATTTGATTGGATCCGTACTGATTTATTTCACCCGCTTCCAGATGGGTCAACGGCTCTATTTTATGAAAAAGCAAAGCTGGATACGCTTGGACCGAAAGAGTTAATCGAAACCTTTGCTAGTGCTTCTTCAAAAATGACGTTAGCTGGATGGGAACCTGAAAAATTAGCAGCAACTCAAGAATTGTTTGAGGCGTATAAAGAAATTGATGAGGAAAAACTCTGGGAAAATCTGCGTTATTTCTTATTAGAAATTCTTCCTGTATGTGAAGAATGTGACATTAAAATGGCGATTCATCCGGATGATCCGCCATGGAGCTTATTTGGACTGCCTCGAATTATGACAGGGGAAGAAAGTTTAAGGAGATTAACAGAAATATCCAATTCTCCTTCAAACGGAATTACATTTTGCACAGGCTCCTTAGGTTCAAATCCGGCAAATGATATGGTGGATCTTGTTGCTAAATACGCAAAGTATTCTCCGTTTTCCCATCTTCGCAATGTGAAGATATTTGAAAATGGTGATTTTATTGAAACATCTCACCTTACAGCAGATGGATCAGTTGATCTGGCAGGAGTAGTCAAGGAGCTTGCTGAGCAAGATTATCAAGGGTATGTAAGACCTGACCACGGTCGACATATATGGGAGGAAGATTGCCGTCCTGGATATGGATTGTACGATCGGGCACTTGGGATTATGTATTTAAATGGTCTTTGGGATGCTTATTTTAAATTGAAAAAGGAGAATGTGTAA
- a CDS encoding zinc-binding alcohol dehydrogenase family protein: protein MKAVRIPKPGEIVLEEVEVPVISNPTEVLVKIKRVGICGSDMHIYHGTNPLATYPRVVGHEVAGEVVSVGEAVTNLKPGDHVVVEPIRYCGKCYACRKGRPNVCNELSVFGVHEDGGMREFIVLPEKQLHAVDPSLDWDEIVLAEPYTIGAQAVWRGNVEEGDTVFIQGSGPIGICILKMAKLAGATVIMSDLKEERLAFAKENGADYVINAGSESIEERVMELTKGEGANVVIDAVCLPSTFALSLDVASVAGTVVVLGFDERPSEIPQLPITKKELTLVGSRLQTNQFEKVVTLLNENKLKENGLITHKFASSDVKEAFTFVEENPDIVRKALIIFE, encoded by the coding sequence ATGAAAGCTGTTCGTATTCCAAAGCCAGGAGAGATTGTTTTAGAAGAAGTTGAGGTTCCAGTTATTAGTAATCCAACTGAAGTACTTGTGAAAATAAAGCGAGTAGGAATTTGTGGATCAGATATGCATATTTACCATGGAACAAATCCGCTTGCTACATATCCCCGAGTGGTTGGTCACGAGGTTGCAGGAGAAGTTGTGTCTGTTGGTGAAGCTGTCACCAACTTAAAACCGGGTGACCATGTTGTCGTAGAGCCAATTCGTTATTGTGGCAAGTGCTATGCATGTCGAAAAGGACGTCCGAATGTATGTAATGAACTTTCTGTTTTTGGCGTTCATGAGGATGGAGGAATGCGTGAATTTATCGTGCTTCCTGAAAAACAACTTCATGCAGTGGATCCGTCATTGGACTGGGATGAAATTGTTTTGGCTGAGCCTTATACAATTGGTGCTCAAGCTGTATGGCGTGGAAACGTAGAAGAAGGCGATACTGTCTTCATCCAGGGATCAGGACCGATTGGCATTTGTATCTTGAAAATGGCGAAGCTTGCAGGAGCTACAGTCATCATGTCTGATTTAAAAGAAGAACGTCTTGCATTTGCAAAAGAAAATGGTGCGGATTATGTGATTAATGCCGGAAGCGAATCTATTGAAGAAAGAGTAATGGAGCTAACAAAAGGCGAAGGTGCCAATGTTGTCATTGATGCCGTATGTTTACCTTCAACATTCGCGTTAAGTTTAGACGTCGCATCTGTTGCTGGTACTGTCGTTGTTCTTGGTTTTGATGAACGTCCATCCGAAATTCCACAATTACCAATTACAAAGAAGGAATTAACTCTTGTTGGGTCCCGTCTTCAAACCAATCAATTTGAAAAAGTTGTTACATTATTAAATGAAAATAAGCTAAAAGAAAATGGCTTGATCACTCATAAATTTGCTTCAAGTGATGTAAAGGAAGCTTTTACTTTTGTAGAGGAAAATCCAGACATCGTAAGAAAAGCATTGATCATATTTGAGTAA
- a CDS encoding LacI family DNA-binding transcriptional regulator, whose product MEKVTMKDVAVKAGVSKSTVSQYINNRFEYMAQATKERIESAIEELGYIPNYVAKSLKQKKTATIGVIVANILHSFTTEIIRVIEDICNQNDFHIFVCNADDNPEKEQSYIKMLMAKQVDGLIIFPTTGNTELYKQLKIAGFPVVFIDRKIDPVIFPTVMLDNEKASELAVERIIESGRTKICLVGQSIESGISPRIERIDSYKKVLMKHGLHVNEKWIITAETNGISEQLQTIWQDEEYRPNAFYAINGMAAIDLLTFLKEQNVLIPRDVSVITMDDSPFLAAATPAITVVTQPNKQMGIDTAKMIIKLINNPELKEEYEVFRYPPTLIERESV is encoded by the coding sequence ATGGAAAAAGTGACAATGAAAGATGTTGCAGTCAAAGCGGGGGTATCTAAGAGTACTGTATCACAGTATATAAACAATCGTTTTGAATATATGGCACAAGCAACAAAAGAAAGAATTGAGAGTGCAATCGAAGAACTTGGATATATACCAAACTATGTGGCAAAAAGCTTAAAGCAAAAGAAAACAGCCACAATTGGAGTTATTGTTGCGAATATCCTGCATTCTTTTACAACAGAAATTATTAGAGTCATAGAGGATATATGTAACCAAAATGATTTCCATATTTTTGTATGCAATGCAGATGATAATCCGGAAAAAGAGCAAAGTTATATTAAAATGTTGATGGCTAAACAAGTGGACGGTTTGATTATCTTTCCAACAACTGGGAATACAGAGTTATATAAACAGTTAAAAATAGCCGGGTTCCCAGTTGTGTTCATTGACCGCAAAATTGATCCTGTTATCTTTCCGACGGTAATGCTGGATAATGAAAAAGCGTCTGAATTAGCTGTTGAGCGAATCATTGAAAGTGGAAGAACAAAAATTTGTCTAGTAGGTCAATCAATTGAAAGTGGAATTTCTCCACGTATTGAACGGATTGATTCATATAAGAAAGTCTTAATGAAGCATGGCTTACATGTAAATGAAAAATGGATCATAACAGCTGAAACGAATGGAATCAGTGAGCAATTACAAACCATCTGGCAAGATGAAGAATATCGTCCCAATGCTTTTTATGCGATTAATGGGATGGCCGCAATTGATTTATTAACCTTTTTGAAGGAACAAAATGTTCTTATTCCCCGTGATGTAAGCGTTATAACAATGGATGATTCACCGTTTTTAGCAGCTGCTACTCCGGCTATAACGGTTGTCACTCAACCAAACAAACAAATGGGAATAGATACAGCAAAAATGATCATTAAGTTAATTAATAATCCGGAGTTGAAAGAAGAATATGAAGTCTTCCGATATCCGCCAACATTAATTGAAAGAGAATCTGTATAA
- a CDS encoding bifunctional 4-hydroxy-2-oxoglutarate aldolase/2-dehydro-3-deoxy-phosphogluconate aldolase produces MTLLDQIKETGIVAVIRGASTENIIPIAKALKNGGVTALEITVETPRVLSAIEKLSAELGDEVIVGAGTVLDPETARATIMAGAKFVFSPTVNKETIKMTKRYGVLSIPGALTPTEILTAYENGADLIKVFPANVFGPKYLKDIHGPLPQIPLMPTGGVSLENIGDFVRAGAVAAGVGTSLVNTKREINEQYLAELEQTARSYHQAFKEAQKK; encoded by the coding sequence ATGACTTTATTAGATCAAATTAAAGAGACAGGTATTGTCGCTGTTATTCGTGGTGCGTCAACAGAAAATATTATTCCTATTGCAAAAGCTTTAAAAAACGGTGGAGTAACAGCCCTGGAAATTACAGTTGAAACACCAAGAGTTCTTTCAGCGATTGAAAAGTTATCAGCAGAGCTTGGAGATGAGGTCATTGTTGGTGCAGGAACAGTCCTTGACCCTGAAACAGCAAGAGCAACGATTATGGCCGGAGCAAAATTTGTTTTTTCACCTACTGTAAACAAAGAAACAATTAAAATGACGAAGCGTTATGGTGTACTTAGTATTCCTGGAGCATTAACACCGACTGAAATATTGACTGCCTACGAAAATGGTGCAGATTTAATCAAGGTGTTTCCGGCAAATGTATTTGGTCCAAAATATTTAAAAGATATCCATGGTCCACTTCCACAAATTCCATTAATGCCTACAGGTGGAGTAAGTCTTGAAAACATTGGTGATTTTGTGAGAGCTGGTGCTGTTGCTGCAGGGGTAGGCACTTCACTTGTTAATACAAAGAGAGAAATTAATGAGCAGTACCTTGCAGAGCTTGAGCAAACAGCACGTTCTTATCATCAGGCATTTAAAGAAGCACAAAAAAAATAG
- a CDS encoding sugar kinase, protein MDVVTIGETMVLFTPEAEGSLRYSQQFSKKYGGAESNVAIGLARLGHQAGWISKVGNDEFGKGMLSFIRGEGVDVHKVLLTDEAPTGMYFKEHRREGMINVYYYRKGSAASRMKKEELDRDYIGQAKYLHITGITPALSESCRETVYEAIKIAKEKNVKVVFDPNLRRKLWEEDLARGVLLKIASEADIILPGIEEGQFMFGVDQPEEIGKRFLELGASIVVLKIGAEGSIYFTENEIRKVPGFPVKHVVDPVGAGDGFAAGFLSGMIDGLHLEQALTRANAVGALVTMVKGDVEGLPDRFEIEQFISNNENDVIR, encoded by the coding sequence ATGGATGTGGTAACAATTGGGGAAACAATGGTGCTATTTACTCCGGAAGCGGAGGGCTCGTTGCGATATTCGCAGCAGTTTTCAAAAAAGTATGGAGGGGCTGAGTCGAATGTAGCCATTGGATTGGCTAGACTTGGTCATCAAGCAGGCTGGATCAGTAAAGTAGGAAATGATGAATTTGGAAAAGGCATGCTTTCATTTATCCGTGGCGAAGGGGTCGATGTTCATAAGGTGCTGCTAACAGATGAAGCCCCGACAGGGATGTATTTTAAAGAACATAGACGTGAAGGCATGATCAATGTTTATTATTACCGAAAAGGTTCAGCTGCAAGCAGGATGAAAAAGGAAGAATTAGATCGTGATTATATTGGTCAAGCCAAATATCTTCATATAACGGGAATAACTCCAGCTCTTAGCGAAAGTTGCCGCGAAACGGTCTATGAAGCTATCAAAATAGCAAAAGAAAAAAATGTAAAGGTCGTTTTTGATCCGAACCTTCGAAGGAAACTTTGGGAAGAGGACCTGGCTAGAGGAGTTTTGCTGAAGATTGCTTCAGAAGCGGATATTATTTTACCTGGTATTGAAGAAGGACAATTTATGTTCGGAGTCGACCAGCCTGAAGAAATAGGAAAACGCTTTTTAGAGTTGGGAGCATCCATTGTAGTATTAAAGATAGGAGCAGAAGGATCTATCTATTTTACGGAAAATGAAATAAGAAAAGTACCTGGTTTTCCAGTTAAACATGTTGTCGATCCAGTAGGAGCTGGTGATGGATTCGCAGCCGGGTTTCTTTCCGGAATGATTGATGGGCTGCATCTTGAACAGGCATTGACACGTGCTAATGCTGTAGGTGCCCTTGTAACAATGGTTAAGGGAGATGTAGAAGGGCTCCCGGATCGATTTGAGATTGAACAATTTATATCAAATAATGAAAACGATGTTATTCGTTAA
- a CDS encoding IclR family transcriptional regulator, with the protein MTVKSALRVLQIFELLAQYPDGLTVKEMSDQLGWPQSSTFNLIKTLYNQSYLSQSSSKKYKLGANLIQLGSKALDSFDFVTDSQPYLQELMNQVEETVFMAVLSEDKVIYVNKFEFERSIRTSAYIGMQRPVYCTGLGKAFLTFLPFHEREEMLNKIELKAITPKTITDRQALEEQLSKSFEMGYTIDDEENEEGLLCMAAPVYDVSKKIKAAISVAGPKERMLLHNDNIVSSLLVTAEKISARMGYSK; encoded by the coding sequence TTGACTGTTAAGTCTGCACTCCGTGTTTTACAGATTTTTGAATTGCTTGCTCAATATCCTGATGGATTAACGGTGAAGGAAATGAGTGACCAGCTAGGTTGGCCTCAGAGCAGTACCTTTAATCTGATAAAAACGTTATACAATCAAAGCTATTTATCACAATCATCTTCAAAGAAGTATAAACTTGGAGCAAATCTCATTCAACTCGGTTCAAAGGCATTAGATTCCTTTGACTTTGTGACTGATTCTCAACCATATTTGCAGGAATTAATGAATCAAGTGGAAGAAACTGTTTTTATGGCAGTCCTTTCAGAAGACAAAGTGATTTATGTGAATAAGTTTGAGTTTGAACGTTCTATCCGGACCAGTGCTTATATTGGAATGCAAAGGCCGGTATATTGTACAGGACTGGGGAAAGCATTTCTCACTTTCCTTCCTTTTCATGAGAGGGAAGAGATGTTAAATAAGATTGAATTAAAAGCGATCACTCCAAAGACAATTACAGATCGTCAAGCTTTGGAAGAACAATTATCTAAGTCTTTCGAAATGGGCTACACGATTGATGATGAAGAAAATGAAGAGGGATTACTTTGTATGGCTGCACCTGTCTATGATGTAAGCAAAAAGATAAAGGCAGCGATAAGTGTGGCTGGTCCAAAAGAGAGAATGCTCCTTCATAACGACAATATTGTAAGCAGTTTATTAGTAACAGCTGAAAAGATTTCAGCAAGAATGGGATACAGTAAGTGA
- a CDS encoding phytoene desaturase family protein produces MTQKWDIIIVGGGLAGYVAANYLMKTNMSILLLEKGNNVGGRARTNKVGQQYFNLGPHALYKKGKAKSILEELGINLRGKSPKLGGILVDNNTEYAAPLSPLALFTTRLLNATERIEWIAILIKILRIDSEKLAEQTFQQWVRQVARSTIVESLLYVLGRLSTYCHAPEKMSAKVILSSIKNAMGGVLYLDGGWQSMIDQLHNKAILSGVHVQPHTFVKQIEPTQQNLFKLVLSDSEELLGKYVICTTGAHELNAMLSEKIVFSLRNFLTQITPVRGATLDIALTQLPNKNRPFALGITDPLYYSVHSSYARLSDNPMSAILHVFKYHHPDEHIDGTMIKKELEQFLDKIQPGWQQNVISKRFIPNIIVNQRLPRIGDERKLHSYKTEIPGLYIAGDWASPDYILADGAISSGKQAAEDIILNEKRNNDANHEGRLPVI; encoded by the coding sequence ATGACTCAAAAGTGGGATATTATCATTGTTGGTGGTGGATTAGCAGGTTATGTTGCAGCCAATTATTTGATGAAAACCAATATGTCTATTTTATTATTAGAAAAGGGAAATAATGTTGGCGGAAGGGCACGAACAAACAAGGTGGGTCAACAATATTTTAATCTTGGCCCCCATGCTCTTTATAAAAAAGGAAAAGCCAAGTCTATTCTCGAAGAATTAGGTATTAATCTTAGAGGCAAATCACCCAAGTTAGGCGGCATTTTAGTTGATAATAATACTGAATATGCAGCTCCACTTTCTCCTTTAGCACTCTTTACAACCCGCCTATTAAATGCAACTGAACGCATAGAGTGGATAGCTATTCTGATAAAAATACTGAGGATAGATTCTGAAAAATTAGCAGAGCAGACCTTTCAACAATGGGTTAGACAGGTAGCCCGCTCTACAATAGTGGAGTCCTTACTATACGTCCTTGGCAGATTGTCAACCTATTGTCATGCTCCTGAAAAAATGAGTGCAAAAGTAATTTTATCAAGTATTAAAAATGCTATGGGAGGTGTACTTTATCTTGATGGCGGATGGCAATCAATGATAGATCAACTTCATAATAAAGCCATACTTTCAGGTGTCCATGTTCAACCGCATACGTTTGTTAAACAAATTGAACCTACCCAACAGAACCTATTTAAATTAGTACTTTCAGATAGTGAGGAACTTCTAGGAAAATATGTTATTTGCACAACAGGAGCTCATGAACTAAATGCTATGTTAAGTGAAAAGATAGTCTTTTCACTTAGAAATTTTTTAACTCAAATAACACCTGTTAGAGGGGCCACTTTAGATATAGCTTTAACACAGCTTCCTAACAAAAATCGGCCTTTTGCATTAGGCATCACAGATCCTCTTTATTATTCAGTACATTCAAGCTATGCCCGCCTCTCTGATAACCCAATGAGTGCCATTCTTCATGTCTTTAAATATCATCATCCAGATGAACATATAGATGGAACAATGATTAAAAAAGAACTTGAGCAATTCTTAGATAAGATACAGCCAGGCTGGCAGCAAAACGTGATATCAAAACGATTTATCCCTAACATTATTGTGAATCAGCGTTTACCTCGGATTGGAGATGAACGCAAGCTTCATAGTTATAAAACAGAAATTCCGGGACTATATATAGCCGGGGATTGGGCTTCTCCTGACTATATTTTAGCGGATGGAGCAATAAGCAGTGGAAAACAAGCAGCTGAAGATATCATATTAAACGAAAAGAGGAATAACGATGCAAATCACGAAGGAAGACTACCAGTTATTTAA
- a CDS encoding RNA polymerase sigma-70 factor, which produces MQITKEDYQLFKPLLFSLGYRMLGSIAEAEDMVQETFLKAYQISTENIENKKAYLCKIMTNLCLDLVRSARYKREQYVGPWNPEPLLLEKIHDLDPSERIIQKEGLSIAYLRMMEHLTADERAVLLLREVLNFTYSEIVNIIEKKEENCRKIFSRAKQKLLVVEGESLNYENNKSLINRFIAAFQTENTDTLLELISNNVTLYSDGGGKVTAAIRPIISITNVLALLYGVVKKAPEDFHFEIKNINYQPAIVMYINSKIHSILSFYISDEKINEMYITMNPEKLSIY; this is translated from the coding sequence ATGCAAATCACGAAGGAAGACTACCAGTTATTTAAACCATTGTTATTTTCATTAGGCTATCGAATGTTAGGCTCAATTGCAGAAGCAGAAGATATGGTCCAAGAAACATTTCTAAAAGCTTACCAAATAAGTACAGAAAATATAGAAAATAAGAAAGCATATCTTTGTAAAATAATGACAAACCTCTGTCTTGATTTAGTAAGATCCGCACGGTATAAACGAGAACAATATGTAGGGCCATGGAATCCAGAGCCATTACTACTAGAGAAAATACATGACTTAGACCCAAGTGAAAGAATTATTCAGAAAGAAGGATTGAGCATTGCTTATTTACGAATGATGGAGCATTTAACAGCAGATGAGCGGGCAGTTCTCCTTTTAAGAGAGGTATTAAATTTCACATACTCAGAGATTGTTAATATCATTGAAAAAAAAGAAGAAAATTGCAGGAAAATTTTTAGTAGAGCTAAGCAAAAACTCTTAGTTGTAGAAGGTGAAAGTTTAAACTATGAGAACAATAAGTCACTGATTAACCGTTTTATAGCAGCTTTTCAAACAGAAAATACCGATACCTTATTAGAACTTATCTCTAACAATGTCACACTATATTCTGACGGTGGAGGAAAAGTCACTGCAGCGATACGACCAATCATATCCATCACCAATGTTTTGGCCTTATTATACGGAGTCGTAAAAAAAGCTCCTGAAGATTTTCACTTTGAAATTAAGAATATCAACTATCAACCAGCAATCGTTATGTACATCAATAGTAAGATTCATAGCATCCTTAGTTTTTATATTAGTGATGAAAAAATAAACGAAATGTATATCACAATGAATCCAGAGAAATTATCTATTTATTAA
- a CDS encoding sulfurtransferase, whose protein sequence is MMKYVVYKEWLIDQLNNDQVKIVDCRFELGNPVNGEKLYEESHIPGAFYFDLEKQLSGPVSKHGGRHPLPEIEQFKSEIEKVGIDNTKTVVAYDIGEGQFASRFWWLLSYLGHENVYVLNEGFKGWNEAGYPLTKEVTASELAEFEVNIQHEMLASYEDIKEVVQQKKKSPILIDSREERRYAGEVEPLDRIAGHIPGAINKLWTEGLEQGSFKNAEEQKRRFSELDQEDPIIVYCGSGVTATPNYISLKMAGYQHVKLYAGSYSDWVSYDENPVAKGKES, encoded by the coding sequence ATGATGAAATATGTAGTTTATAAAGAATGGCTTATTGACCAATTAAATAACGATCAAGTGAAAATTGTGGATTGCCGGTTTGAATTAGGAAATCCTGTTAATGGAGAAAAGTTATATGAAGAGAGTCATATTCCGGGTGCTTTCTATTTTGATTTAGAAAAACAGCTATCTGGCCCTGTTTCAAAGCATGGTGGAAGGCATCCGCTTCCAGAAATCGAACAATTTAAATCCGAAATTGAGAAAGTTGGAATAGACAACACAAAAACGGTTGTTGCCTATGACATTGGAGAGGGACAGTTTGCATCCCGTTTTTGGTGGCTGCTCTCCTATTTAGGGCATGAAAATGTGTATGTGTTAAATGAAGGCTTTAAGGGCTGGAATGAAGCTGGCTACCCATTGACGAAGGAAGTAACGGCATCTGAATTAGCTGAATTTGAAGTGAATATCCAACATGAAATGCTGGCTTCTTATGAGGATATAAAAGAAGTTGTGCAACAAAAGAAAAAGTCTCCAATCTTAATAGATTCAAGAGAGGAGCGACGCTATGCAGGAGAAGTGGAGCCGCTTGATCGAATAGCTGGACATATACCAGGTGCGATTAATAAATTGTGGACAGAAGGATTAGAACAAGGTTCTTTTAAAAATGCAGAAGAACAGAAAAGGAGATTTTCTGAGTTAGACCAGGAGGATCCTATTATTGTTTATTGCGGGTCAGGTGTGACTGCCACTCCTAATTACATCTCTCTAAAAATGGCAGGTTATCAACATGTAAAACTATATGCTGGAAGCTATAGTGATTGGGTTTCATATGACGAGAATCCAGTAGCAAAAGGGAAGGAATCTTAA